In a genomic window of Melopsittacus undulatus isolate bMelUnd1 chromosome 1, bMelUnd1.mat.Z, whole genome shotgun sequence:
- the SSR1 gene encoding translocon-associated protein subunit alpha: MRRLSQLLLLALLAFPAALLLGGARGGPGSGLLVAAQDATEDEEAVEDTVVEDEDDEAEVEEDEPTDLTEEKEEEDLSGEPKASPNADTTILFVKGEDFPANNIVKFLVGFTNKGTEDFIVESLDASFRYPQDYQFYIQNFTALPLNTVVPPQRQATFEYSFIPAEPMGGRPFGLVINLNYRDVNGNVFQDAVFNQTVTIIEKEDGLDGETIFMYMFLAGLGLLVIVGLHQLLESRKRKRPVQKVEMGTSNQNDVDMSWIPQETLNQINKASPRRLPYKRAQKRSVGSDE, translated from the exons ATGAGGCGCCTGtcacagctgctgttgctcGCCCTGCTCGCCTTCCCCGCCGCCCTGCTGCTCGGGGGCGCGCGCGGCGGCCCAG GTTCCGGTTTATTAGTTGCAGCTCAAGATGCTACAGAAGATGAAGAAGCTGTGGAAGACACTGTAGTtgaagatgaagatgatgaagctGAAGTTGAAGAAGATGAGCCAACAGACTTG acagaagaaaaagaggaagaagactTGTCAGGAGAACCTAAGGCCTCACCTAATGCTGATACAACCATCTTGTTTGTGAAAGGTGAAG ACTTCCCAGCGAACAACATTGTAAAATTTCTGGTGGGCTTCACCAATAAGGGTACAGAGGATTTCATTGTTGAGTCTCTCGATGCTTCTTTCCGGTATCCTCAAGACTACCAGTTTTATATCCAGAACTTCACAGCTCTCCCTCTGAATACAGTAGTTCCACCACAGAGACAAGCCACGTTTGAGTACTCTTTCATCCCTGCTGAGCCTATGGGTGGTCGTCCTTTTGGATTAGTTATCAATCTCAACTACAGAGATGTAAAT GGCAATGTGTTTCAAGATGCTGTCTTCAATCAAACTGTTACAATAATTGAAAAAGAAGATGGGCTGGATGGAGAAAC gatctTCATGTACATGTTCCTCGCTGGACTTGGTCTACTTGTCATTGTTGGCCTGCATCAGTTACTAGAATCTAGGAAG aggaaaagacCAGTACAGAAAGTAGAAATGGGAACATCAAATCAGAACGATGTTGATATGAGCTGGATTCCCCAAGAAACTTTAAATCAAATAA